A genomic window from Lotus japonicus ecotype B-129 chromosome 1, LjGifu_v1.2 includes:
- the LOC130734092 gene encoding uncharacterized protein LOC130734092: protein MSGESAPKPRLVLCPKCRQLLPESPDYDVYKCGGCGTILQAKKRRSRAVNSESSSLQTDATPTNASNPVSDDRQCKNGEKLASTQENGLGEKATSTSSERCSSDENDSECNGEQLVTPRENGIREKITGSSSGECSSEGNGGRGQIESGECDGEKLVTSQENGLKAKVAGSSEGIVGRGQIENGECNVKKLVTSLENGLREKVTDSSSGECSLNGNGGRDQIENGKFNGDQLVTFQENALIAKASSSSTGESSLNGNGGRDQIENGECNGEQLVTSQENGLKEKATGSFSAECSSEENGGSDQIENGGCNEEQLVTSHENFLRAKATSSSSGEYFLKGNGGGGQIENGECNREQFMSALDIESVNDEKSAVVGVKSEVDIAESDIAVLEELSNGNLLLEGAEHEILSGSDGDEVNHHKLAPIGVSPEADIDGARKAESEELNHGKLLFEGTEELNMCASDREDPKNGQSTLVGAKSAVDTTGNVSSTAQRLNAENFASEKESISHASPCNEGTSSDHVSSPRNVHHRFDLARSVDTFDHTEAINPSLGALSKSPTTRSSHAYDGSVSSNDGMDERIPNHHLYSFENTYTVADGVSEGESRKGKGKGLVHNMSYGDLETQHQSYFPNRRNHINEGPETTRHSHANWMRAKKDEFPSKIPLPRSGSESGYERGSPSSQLRDELYGASSYLSPDSFEDPDLEKMKLLRMVYKLQEQLNRTSYANGETNGRLSNEIHVSAYQSHDFHEGRFFRDLDPPRRDGRYSHGINSHQRHNFSRIPYLPEPRSSPNHVEHPGFHCYPQEWQCSGEFPPHVLYQHEELYRPHPGHNCCSSHHSYPSSPQWFTTSKPVHGRETKSCDQRLRAPEMRSYFREKPSLTRRHCRPVAGGAPFVTCYKCSKLLQLPADFLLFKRVCSELKCGECQEVLKFSLQNRSHIVSYAPNGLGPKSSDLNDQNEMIDGSHPHSESHANHCHSSNADPISYSDDYDNSVVKSSSSEGEPVSVTPSHHLHDNPSVSPGNFEPTAENDKKASRGPSTSKPPVHSSNMSSATALPKSSTLHQLMGYSSPSLVLRGFPSSVQGEEPRPNGENDLSHNSQQSSSVMH from the exons ATGTCTGGTGAATCGGCTCCCAAACCTCGACTAGTATTGTGTCCTAAATGCCGGCAACTTCTTCCGGAGTCTCCAGATTATGATGTGTACAAGTGTGGAGGATGTGGCACGATCCTTCAAg CTAAGAAACGAAGAAGTAGAGCTGTGAACTCAGAATCCAGCTCACTTCAAACTGATGCCACTCCTACAAACGCATCAAATCCTGTTTCTGATGATAGACAATGCAAGAATGGAGAGAAGCTAGCTAGTACTCAGGAGAATGGTTTGGGGGAGAAAGCAACTAGTACTTCCTCAGAACGATGTTCTTCGGATGAAAATGATAGTGAATGCAATGGAGAGCAGCTAGTTACTCCTCGGGAGAATGGTATAAGGGAAAAAATAACTGGTTCTTCCTCAGGAGAATGTTCTTCAGAAGGAAATGGTGGACGGGGTCAAATTGAGTCTGGTGAATGTGATGGAGAGAAGCTAGTCACTTCTCAGGAGAATGGTTTGAAGGCAAAAGTAGCTGGTTCTTCGGAAGGAATTGTTGGAAGGGGTCAAATTGAAAATGGTGAATGTAATGTAAAGAAGCTAGTTACTTCTCTGGAGAATGGTTTGAGGGAAAAAGTAACTGATTCTTCCTCAGGAGAATGTTCTTTGAATGGAAATGGTGGAAGGGATCAAATTGAAAATGGCAAATTCAATGGAGACCAACTTGTTACTTTCCAGGAGAATGCTTTGATTGCAAAAGCAAGTAGTTCATCCACAGGAGAATCTTCTTTGAATGGAAATGGTGGAAGAGATCAAATTGAAAATGGTGAATGCAATGGAGAGCAGCTAGTTACTTCTCAGGAGAATGGTTTGAAGGAAAAAGCAACTGGTTCTTTCTCTGCAGAATGTTCTTCAGAGGAAAATGGTGGAAGTGATCAAATTGAAAATGGTGGATGTAATGAGGAGCAGCTAGTTACTTCACATGAGAATTTTTTGAGGGCAAAAGCAACTAGTTCTTCTTCAGGAGAATATTTTTTGAAGGGAAATGGTGGAGGGGGTCAAATTGAAAATGGTGAATGCAATAGAGAGCAGTTTATGAGTGCATTGGATATAGAAAGTGTCAATGATGAGAAATCAGCTGTAGTTGGAGTTAAGTCTGAAGTGGACATCGCGGAAAGTGATATAGCAGTACTGGAAGAGTTAAGTAATGGAAACTTATTACTCGAAGGAGCAGAACACGAGATACTTTCTGGATCGGATGGAGATGAAGTCAATCATCACAAATTGGCTCCAATAGGTGTGAGTCCTGAAGCAGACATTGATGGAGCCAGAaaagcagaatcagaagaaTTAAATCATGGAAAGTTGTTATTCGAGGGAACAGAAGAGTTGAATATGTGTGCTTCAGATAGAGAAGATCCCAAAAATGGCCAATCAACTCTTGTGGGTGCAAAATCTGCAGTGGACACTACTGGAAATGTTTCATCCACTGCCCAAAGGTTAAATGCTGAGAACTTTGCATCTGAAAAGGAAAGCATTTCACATGCTTCTCCTTGCAACGAAGGAACATCTAGTGATCATGTATCTTCTCCCAGAAATGTTCACCATAGGTTTGATCTTGCAAGGTCTGTGGACACATTTGATCATACAGAAGCAATTAATCCCAGTTTGGGAGCATTGTCTAAATCTCCAACCACTAGAAGTTCTCATGCTTATGATGGCAGTGTCTCTTCTAATGACGGGATGGATGAGCGAATCCCTAATCACCATTTATATTCTTTCGAGAACACTTACACAGTTGCAGATGGTGTTTCTGAGGGAGAATCCagaaagggaaaaggaaaaggcCTTGTTCATAACATGTCATATGGTGATCTTGAAACACAGCATCAGTCATATTTTCCCAATAGAAGGAATCATATCAACGAAGGGCCTGAGACTACAAGACACAGTCATGCAAATTGGATGAGAGCAAAGAAAGATGAGTTTCCATCCAAAATACCTCTCCCTCGAAGTGGTTCCGAATCAGGCTATGAAAGAGGAAGCCCATCAAGTCAATTGCGTGATGAACTCTATGGCGCATCGAGTTATCTTTCACCTGATTCCTTTGAGGATCCTGACCTGGAGAAGATGAAACTGTTGAGAATGGTTTATAAGTTGCAGGAACAACTCAACAGAACTAGCTATGCAAATGGGGAAACAAATGGAAGACTGTCGAATGAAATTCATGTTTCAGCATACCAAAGCCATGATTTTCATGAAGGAAGGTTTTTCCGTGATCTGGATCCGCCAAGGCGGGATGGAAGATATAGTCATGGAATCAACTCACACCAAAGGCACAACTTTTCAAGGATTCCTTATTTACCTGAGCCAAGAAGCAGTCCAAATCATGTTGAACATCCTGGTTTCCATTGCTATCCCCAGGAGTGGCAATGCTCAGGAGAGTTTCCTCCACATGTTCTTTACCAACATGAAGAGTTGTATAGGCCTCATCCGGGTCACAATTGTTGCTCATCTCACCACTCTTATCCTTCAAGCCCGCAGTGGTTCACTACCTCAAAACCGGTACACGGCCGTGAAACAAAGTCTTGTGATCAGAGGCTCAGGGCTCCCGAGATGAGGAGCTATTTCAGGGAGAAACCAAGCTTGACTAGGCGACATTGCCGGCCGGTAGCAGGTGGAGCGCCGTTTGTAACTTGTTATAAATGCTCTAAGTTGCTGCAACTGCCTGCAGATTTTCTCCTTTTTAAAAGAGTATGCAGTGAGCTCAAATGTGGTGAATGTCAAGAGGTGCTCAAATTTTCTCTGCAGAACAGAAGTCATATAGTTTCTTATGCTCCAAATGGTCTTGGCCCCAAATCAAGTGACCTTAATGATCAAAACGAGATGATTGACGGCAGCCATCCCCATTCAGAATCTCATGCCAACCATTGTCATTCTTCAAATGCAGACCCCATTTCATATTCTGATGATTATGACAATTCTGTGGTTAAAAGCTCCTCCTCTGAAGGAGAACCTGTTTCTGTGACACCATCTCATCACTTGCATGATAATCCAAGTGTTTCTCCTGGCAACTTTGAGCCTACAGCAGAGAACGACAAAAAGGCTTCAAGAGGTCCTAGTACAAGTAAGCCTCCAGTGCACTCCTCCAATATGTCATCAGCAACAGCGCTGCCAAAAAGTTCCACTCTTCACCAACTGATGGGTTACTCCTCACCGAGTCTAGTGTTGAGAGGGTTTCCGTCCTCTGTCCAAGGAGAAGAGCCTAGACCCAATGGAGAAAATGATCTAAGTCATAACTCTCAACAGAGCTCAAGTGTCATGCAttga
- the LOC130734093 gene encoding uncharacterized aarF domain-containing protein kinase At5g05200, chloroplastic has protein sequence MAVSGLRSGGLPLLHHHHHHHRFPLAPPSFVKLNGHSNSKSFILLARYGQAQDVSSSSRQFQDRIENLPKLVEDILQTSINTGPRGVLRLAQGVQAFIGVGQEWLTDVSKSPNSSAGLPTEMQLGLLSPFYLRRLFERLGATYIKLGQFVASAPTLFPAEYVQEFQNCFDRAPAVPFEEIQSILRKELGRPIESVYEYVDPKPLASASIAQVHGARLKGSQEDVVIKVLKPGIEDILVADLNFVYVVARIFEFLNPEISRTSLVGIVKDIRESMLDEVDFYKEAANIEAFRRYLEAMGLTGQATAPKVYQNCSTRQVLTMQRLYGVPLTDLDSISSLVSNPETSLITALNVWFGSLLACESFHADVHAGNLWLLRDGRIGFLDFGIVGRISPKTWAAMEIFLGSIAIEDYDSMASALIQMGATDRDVNAKAFARDLAKVFSSIKELDTEIVVATTSGPATAVAANIVVDERQMNALFLDVVRVSESYGLKFPREFALLLKQLLYFDRYTRLLAPNLNMLRDQRISITSNRRTRY, from the exons ATGGCGGTTTCGGGGTTGAGAAGTGGCGGTTTGCCTTTGctccaccatcatcatcatcatcatcgtttTCCACTAGCTCCTCCTTCCTTCGTGAAGCTCAATGGCCACTCCAATTCAAAGAGCTTCATTCTCTTAGCTCGCTATGGACAAGCTCAAGACGTTTCTTCCTCCTCTCGTCAATTCCAAG ATAGAATTGAAAACCTGCCCAAGCTGGTGGAAGATATTCTTCAGACATCCATAAATACAGGTCCTAGGGGTGTCCTTAGGCTGGCTCAAGGGGTGCAAGCTTTCATTGGGGTGGGTCAAGAGTGGTTAACTGATGTCTCAAAG TCACCAAATTCATCTGCTGGGTTACCAACTGAAATGCAGCTTGGTTTACTGTCCCCCTTTTATTTGAGGAGGTTGTTTGAACGCTTGGGGGCAACCTACATCAAATTAGGTCAG TTCGTAGCATCAGCGCCGACACTGTTCCCAGCTGAGTATGTGCAAGAATTCCAGAATTGTTTTGACAGAGCCCCTGCAGTTCCTTTTGAGGAAATTCAATCCATATTGCGTAAGGAACTAGGAAGACCAATAGAAAGTGTTTACGAATATGTAGATCCGAAACCCCTTGCTTCTGCCTCTATAGCACAG GTTCATGGTGCAAGGCTAAAAGGTTCGCAGGAGGATGTGGTTATAAAGGTCTTAAAACCAGGAATAGAGGACATATTAGTCGCAGATCTTAATTTTGTCTATGTTGTTGCTCGGATATTTGAGTTCTTGAATCCTGAAATAAGCAGGACATCACTG GTTGGCATTGTCAAAGACATACGTGAGTCTATGCTTGATGAAGTTGACTTTTACAAAGAGGCTGCAAATATTGAGGCTTTCAGGAGATATTTAGAAGCAATGGGACTCACAGGTCAAGCAACAGCTCCAAAAGTGTATCAAAACTGCAGTACACGACAAGTTTTAACGATGCAAAGACTATATGGAGTTCCTCTTACGGACTTGGACTCCATAAGTTCCTTAGTTTCTAATCCAGAAACCAGCCTGATAACTGCTCTGAATGTGTG gtttggaagtttgcttGCATGTGAATCTTTCCATGCAGATGTTCATGCAGGAAATCTGTGGCTTCTACGTGATGGCCGTATTGGATTTCTTGACTTCG GAATTGTTGGTCGTATATCTCCGAAAACGTGGGCTGCTATGGAAATCTTCCTAGGTTCAATTGCCATTGAAGATTATGACTCAATGGCATCTGCATTAATTCAAATGGGTGCTACAGACAGGGATGTTAATGCTAAGGCCTTTGCCAGAGATTTGGCGAAAGTATTCTCATCAATTAAG GAGTTAGACACTGAAATAGTTGTAGCAACTACGAGTGGACCAGCAACTGCTGTCGCGGCTAATATTGTTGTTGACGAGAGGCAGATGAATGCCCTCTTTCTTGATGTG GTTCGGGTTAGTGAATCTTATGGACTAAAGTTTCCTCGAGAATTTGCACTTCTCCTGAAGCAGCTTTTGTACTTTGACCGGTACACGCGGTTGTTGGCTCCCAATTTGAACATGCTGCGCGATCAGAGGATTTCTATTACCTCCAATAGAAGAACCAGATACTGA